One Ignavibacteria bacterium genomic window carries:
- a CDS encoding YkvA family protein, which yields MEDKDTKIISGIEEKAEHITPAEVDKVLSSEKVIDAKEDKVKREKLFKLFDQVKLGMQMMKDFKAKRYTQVPWRTVGLITAALLYFINPLDIIPDILPIFGYTDDAVAFAAIFKSIQTDLKNYCHWKGLDPANYF from the coding sequence ATGGAAGACAAAGACACAAAAATAATTTCAGGCATAGAAGAAAAAGCAGAGCACATTACTCCGGCGGAGGTTGATAAAGTTTTATCGAGCGAAAAAGTAATTGATGCAAAAGAAGATAAAGTTAAGAGAGAAAAATTATTTAAATTGTTTGACCAGGTAAAGCTCGGGATGCAGATGATGAAAGATTTTAAAGCAAAAAGATATACGCAGGTGCCGTGGAGAACGGTTGGGTTAATTACGGCTGCATTGCTTTATTTTATTAATCCGCTTGATATCATTCCCGATATACTTCCGATATTCGGTTATACCGATGACGCTGTTGCGTTCGCAGCAATATTTAAATCGATACAAACCGATTTAAAAAATTATTGTCACTGGAAAGG
- a CDS encoding dipeptidase, whose translation MNIKLNIKYYIYGAIFLTMVLAAFLLSNLFKNNSVKENIISTNIKPEMPVQNNPYSEEDYLKLHFDNILIDSHNDFLWQVYDKGAVFENRNSFTQSDYFRFKEGGVDVQIFAVWIPMKEVKRSVGFTKGQIERLYNIERNNPDKIEIGKTYDDILRIVNTGKLCALLGIEGGTAVGSSVDNVNMYWDLGVRYIGLTWNNSNLIASSARDERERGKNGGLTNFGTEVIKRMDDVGMLIDVSHLGEASFWDVIEISKNPVIASHSNSYSINPHFRNLTDEQIRAIAQRGGVINVNFYDEFLDKHAKRNRTSNAYNLYSAELDELNEKYGDDLIKYNEEREKFLKEKNLESGTTIDKVIEHIDYIKNLVGIDYIGIGSDFDGGITPPVELYDASCYPLLTKKLLEKGYTEEDVKKILGLNFLRVFKQVCG comes from the coding sequence ATGAATATTAAATTGAATATTAAATATTATATATACGGAGCTATTTTCCTCACAATGGTTCTTGCTGCATTTTTATTGAGCAATCTCTTTAAAAACAATTCTGTAAAAGAAAATATCATAAGCACAAACATAAAACCCGAAATGCCCGTTCAAAACAACCCTTATTCAGAAGAAGATTACTTAAAACTTCATTTCGATAACATACTTATTGATTCACATAATGATTTTTTATGGCAGGTATATGACAAGGGAGCGGTTTTTGAAAACAGAAATTCATTTACTCAGTCAGATTATTTCAGATTTAAGGAAGGCGGTGTTGACGTTCAGATTTTTGCAGTCTGGATTCCTATGAAGGAAGTGAAACGTTCGGTTGGTTTTACAAAGGGGCAAATTGAAAGGTTATATAACATTGAAAGAAACAATCCTGATAAAATCGAGATTGGAAAAACTTATGATGACATACTTCGTATTGTTAATACAGGCAAGCTTTGCGCATTATTAGGAATCGAAGGAGGCACGGCTGTCGGAAGTTCAGTTGATAATGTAAATATGTACTGGGATTTGGGTGTTCGATACATCGGATTGACATGGAATAACTCAAACCTAATTGCATCTTCTGCGCGTGACGAAAGAGAGCGCGGTAAAAACGGAGGTCTAACGAACTTCGGCACTGAAGTTATTAAGCGCATGGATGACGTTGGAATGCTGATTGATGTTTCACACCTTGGAGAAGCAAGTTTTTGGGATGTTATTGAAATCAGCAAAAATCCGGTGATTGCATCACATTCGAATTCATATTCAATAAATCCACATTTCAGAAATCTTACCGATGAACAAATAAGAGCTATTGCGCAAAGAGGAGGAGTGATAAACGTGAATTTTTACGATGAGTTTCTTGATAAGCATGCCAAAAGAAACCGGACTTCTAATGCATATAACTTATACAGCGCTGAACTTGATGAACTTAATGAGAAATATGGTGATGACTTAATAAAGTATAATGAAGAACGTGAAAAGTTTTTGAAAGAAAAAAATCTTGAAAGCGGCACAACCATTGATAAGGTTATCGAGCACATAGACTATATAAAAAATCTTGTAGGAATAGATTATATCGGAATCGGTTCGGATTTTGACGGCGGAATAACTCCGCCTGTTGAGCTTTATGATGCAAGCTGTTATCCTTTGCTTACAAAAAAGCTTCTTGAAAAGGGATATACAGAGGAAGACGTGAAGAAAATTTTAGGATTAAATTTTTTAAGAGTATTTAAACAAGTTTGCGGATAA
- a CDS encoding 5-(carboxyamino)imidazole ribonucleotide synthase, with protein sequence MKIGILGGGQLARMLIESSYKFGFDFKILANEEDSPAGIVTRYFQKGDFNNEADLIEFSKDCDVITLENEFIDYKKIEALEKLNKKVYPCSKIIKLIQDKLFQKDTLLKAGIPVADFVNVENKEDIVKFAKEHSYPVILKSRTMGYDGKGNYKIDSESDIEKGITTLKARGELMCEKFINFDKEIAVQAARNHKGEIEIFPVVETIQKNHICHIVRASKNLFDEKIVNEVNEITEKILEQLNYTGVIGIEMFLTTDNEILVNELAPRVHNSGHYTIEGCYTSQFENHIRAILDLPLGNTDMTAGSAVMINILGEKEGEPDMEDLSGILKHEKTYVHNYRKKKSLPGRKMGHITVLHDSLSEAEKIANECRRIINV encoded by the coding sequence ATGAAAATAGGAATACTTGGCGGCGGACAACTTGCAAGAATGTTAATTGAGTCCTCATATAAGTTCGGATTTGATTTTAAGATTCTTGCCAATGAGGAGGATTCTCCTGCAGGGATAGTTACGCGCTATTTTCAGAAAGGTGATTTTAACAATGAGGCCGACCTTATCGAGTTTTCAAAAGACTGCGATGTTATTACGCTCGAAAATGAATTCATAGACTACAAAAAAATCGAAGCTCTCGAAAAGCTGAATAAAAAAGTTTATCCATGTTCAAAAATAATTAAATTAATCCAGGATAAACTTTTCCAAAAAGATACATTGCTCAAAGCGGGAATCCCGGTTGCAGATTTTGTTAATGTTGAAAATAAAGAGGATATTGTAAAATTTGCAAAAGAGCACAGCTATCCTGTTATTTTGAAATCGCGCACGATGGGTTATGACGGTAAGGGAAATTATAAGATTGATTCTGAAAGTGATATTGAAAAGGGAATTACCACTCTTAAAGCCCGCGGTGAATTAATGTGTGAGAAATTTATTAATTTCGATAAAGAAATTGCAGTTCAGGCAGCTCGTAATCATAAAGGCGAAATTGAAATATTTCCCGTAGTTGAAACCATTCAAAAAAACCATATTTGCCACATAGTGCGGGCTTCAAAGAATTTGTTTGATGAAAAAATTGTTAATGAAGTAAATGAAATAACAGAGAAGATTCTGGAGCAGTTAAATTATACAGGGGTTATTGGAATAGAAATGTTTTTAACCACGGATAATGAAATTCTTGTAAATGAGCTTGCGCCAAGAGTGCATAACTCGGGGCATTATACAATCGAGGGATGTTATACTTCGCAGTTTGAAAATCACATAAGAGCAATACTCGATTTGCCTCTTGGCAATACGGATATGACAGCAGGCTCGGCAGTTATGATAAACATTCTCGGTGAAAAAGAAGGCGAGCCGGATATGGAAGACCTGAGCGGAATTTTAAAACATGAAAAAACATATGTTCACAACTACAGAAAAAAAAAATCTCTTCCCGGAAGAAAGATGGGGCACATAACCGTGCTGCATGATAGCTTAAGCGAAGCTGAAAAAATTGCTAATGAATGCAGAAGGATAATTAATGTTTAA
- a CDS encoding S41 family peptidase: protein MSAVLFVFVTGSTFKGEDDIYDKINKNLDILGKVYREITLNYVDEIDPDRFVAAGIEGMLSTLDPYTSYLDERSRDQIDLITLGKYGGIGVTVGLRDSVVTITEVMNGYEAQRKGLRRGDKILQIDGKEISGLKIDDIRKFVRGPVGSVIKLKIDREGNELDIDMTREEIILKNVSYSGYLGEKADGIGYIKLDRFTNNSEQEFTNSLKMLQANGQLNGLVIDLRGNGGGLLDAAIGILNKLVEKNSLLVITKGRKADSEKKYFSTEEPLLNKNTPLAVLIDSNTASASEIVAGALQDLDRAVIIGGNSFGKGLVQQFKDLDADSQLRITLSRYFTPSGRWIQEKNYFKENKSGVFLNKDAFTQMEFKTLDGRKVLALGGIMPDVKLDLAAESDIHQSLINNDMFFKFANYYLLSNQVDKSFRVDDNVYNEFLNFLSTSGYIYNSVADRKITDLKNIGTQKSFSSRYNELLQNLENEVQAEETGELNAAKDEIKRSIEIEINKRRITESEQIEVTFPSDLVLQEAIKVLRDRSLYDSLLRPY, encoded by the coding sequence TTGTCTGCAGTTTTATTTGTATTTGTAACGGGTTCGACTTTTAAAGGCGAAGATGATATTTACGATAAGATAAACAAGAATCTTGACATACTTGGAAAAGTTTACCGTGAGATAACTTTGAACTACGTAGATGAAATCGACCCGGACAGATTTGTTGCCGCAGGGATAGAAGGAATGCTTTCTACACTCGATCCTTACACAAGCTATCTTGATGAGAGAAGCAGGGACCAGATTGATTTGATTACACTCGGAAAATATGGCGGCATTGGTGTTACAGTTGGTTTGCGCGACAGCGTTGTAACAATCACTGAAGTTATGAACGGTTATGAAGCGCAGAGAAAAGGATTAAGACGCGGTGATAAAATTCTTCAGATTGACGGCAAAGAAATTTCAGGATTGAAAATTGATGATATAAGAAAATTCGTAAGGGGTCCGGTTGGCTCTGTCATCAAATTAAAAATTGACAGGGAAGGAAACGAACTTGATATAGACATGACACGTGAAGAAATTATTTTGAAGAATGTTTCTTATTCCGGATATCTTGGCGAAAAAGCCGATGGTATCGGGTATATAAAGCTTGACAGATTCACGAACAACTCTGAGCAGGAATTTACTAATTCCTTAAAAATGCTTCAGGCAAACGGTCAGCTAAATGGTTTGGTTATCGACTTGCGCGGCAACGGCGGCGGATTGCTCGATGCTGCTATCGGTATTTTGAACAAACTCGTTGAAAAAAACAGCCTGCTTGTAATAACAAAAGGAAGAAAAGCTGATTCCGAGAAAAAATATTTTTCAACCGAAGAACCTTTGCTTAACAAAAATACTCCTCTTGCGGTTCTGATTGACAGCAATACTGCTTCTGCATCTGAAATCGTAGCAGGAGCTTTGCAGGATTTGGATAGAGCTGTTATTATCGGAGGTAATTCGTTCGGCAAGGGACTTGTTCAGCAGTTTAAAGACCTTGATGCAGATTCCCAATTGCGCATTACGCTTTCAAGATATTTTACACCATCGGGAAGATGGATTCAGGAAAAAAATTATTTTAAAGAAAACAAAAGCGGTGTATTCCTGAACAAAGATGCATTCACCCAGATGGAATTTAAAACACTTGACGGCAGAAAAGTTTTAGCGCTTGGGGGAATTATGCCTGATGTGAAGCTTGACCTTGCGGCTGAAAGCGACATTCATCAATCGTTGATAAACAACGATATGTTTTTCAAATTTGCAAATTATTATTTACTCAGCAATCAAGTTGATAAATCTTTCAGAGTCGATGACAATGTTTATAATGAATTTTTAAATTTCCTCAGCACATCAGGTTATATTTACAATTCAGTTGCTGACAGAAAAATTACCGATTTAAAAAATATCGGAACTCAAAAAAGTTTTTCATCAAGATATAATGAATTGTTACAAAATCTCGAAAACGAAGTTCAAGCAGAAGAAACCGGCGAACTTAATGCCGCAAAAGATGAAATCAAAAGAAGCATTGAGATTGAAATAAACAAAAGAAGAATAACAGAATCGGAACAGATTGAAGTAACGTTTCCGTCAGATTTAGTTCTGCAGGAAGCAATAAAAGTTCTGAGAGACAGAAGTCTTTATGATTCGTTATTAAGACCGTACTAA
- the tmk gene encoding dTMP kinase — protein sequence MFITFEGIDFSGKSTQALLFYNHLKRYNKKAILLREPGGTIVSEKIRKILLDKRLDNMTYLSEFLLFSASRQQLTSEIILPHLKKGYIVVCDRYYDSSTAYQGFGGKIELKTVEIVNKIASDGLVPDRTYLMNITLGDMAKRKSKQNERDRIEKRKADYYKKVIKGYLKIASENKKRFLVLDAAESKALIHNKILEDFKKISSHKKI from the coding sequence ATGTTTATTACATTTGAAGGCATTGATTTCAGCGGGAAATCAACTCAGGCATTGCTTTTTTATAATCATTTAAAGAGGTATAATAAAAAGGCAATTTTGCTCCGCGAGCCGGGAGGAACCATTGTTTCAGAGAAAATTCGCAAGATTTTGCTTGATAAACGGCTTGATAATATGACTTATTTAAGCGAATTTTTGCTCTTTTCTGCATCGAGACAGCAGCTAACAAGTGAAATTATTCTGCCTCATCTGAAAAAAGGTTATATAGTGGTTTGTGACAGGTATTATGATTCCTCGACGGCATATCAGGGTTTTGGCGGAAAAATTGAACTAAAAACGGTTGAGATAGTTAATAAAATAGCTTCCGATGGTCTCGTTCCGGACAGAACTTATCTTATGAATATTACATTGGGTGATATGGCTAAGAGAAAATCAAAGCAAAATGAAAGAGACAGGATTGAAAAACGAAAAGCAGATTATTATAAAAAGGTTATCAAAGGATATCTGAAGATTGCTTCGGAAAATAAAAAAAGATTTTTGGTGCTTGATGCAGCCGAATCAAAAGCACTCATTCATAATAAAATACTGGAAGATTTTAAAAAAATAAGTTCACACAAAAAAATATAA
- a CDS encoding ElyC/SanA/YdcF family protein, translated as MLTCFIVTNLRYSNQDLRLDEFSFLKTGNIICFILFLLIFVLMFLNFLSSSKLTLTSLIIIFIASIAGLLTLILFNLIAVKDERIVYGSVFLFIMMFILCGLYQLYRSKSGKLEIFKTASNAMFVILIGILAIFLNIFFFHDDYGTVSADNGKNDAGVIFGAAVWGGNRPSPVLRERINKGFELYQNKIVPRLVLTGGGSPNEMTEADVARNELLKYGVKDENLIIENTSNSTREQIFFLRDKLYRRLKWNKVVLISDNYHLYRIKEICSFNDINSSAVATEMPLSLEGKVWYCIKESFAVLMFWFYGIG; from the coding sequence TTGCTTACCTGCTTCATTGTCACCAATCTGCGGTATTCAAATCAGGATTTACGTCTCGATGAGTTCAGTTTTTTAAAAACCGGCAACATCATTTGTTTTATTTTATTTCTTTTAATTTTTGTTCTGATGTTCTTGAATTTTCTTTCTTCATCCAAACTAACATTAACTTCCCTTATAATAATCTTCATCGCGTCGATTGCAGGATTGCTTACTTTAATTCTATTTAATTTAATCGCTGTAAAAGACGAAAGAATTGTTTACGGTTCGGTATTTTTATTCATAATGATGTTTATACTTTGCGGGTTATATCAGTTATACCGTTCAAAGTCAGGGAAGCTTGAAATTTTCAAAACTGCTTCAAATGCAATGTTTGTTATATTAATAGGAATACTTGCAATATTTCTGAATATATTTTTCTTTCATGATGATTACGGAACGGTTTCCGCCGATAATGGAAAAAATGATGCCGGTGTAATCTTCGGCGCAGCGGTTTGGGGCGGAAACAGACCTTCCCCTGTTCTGCGCGAGCGCATAAATAAAGGATTTGAATTATATCAAAATAAAATCGTTCCTCGTCTGGTATTGACCGGAGGCGGCTCGCCTAATGAAATGACCGAAGCCGACGTTGCAAGAAATGAGCTTCTGAAATATGGCGTAAAAGATGAAAATCTGATTATTGAAAATACATCTAACTCAACACGCGAACAGATTTTTTTTCTTCGGGATAAGTTATATAGAAGATTAAAGTGGAATAAAGTTGTTTTGATATCGGATAACTATCACTTATACAGGATAAAAGAGATTTGCAGTTTTAATGACATTAACTCCAGCGCAGTCGCAACTGAAATGCCCCTATCTCTCGAAGGCAAAGTTTGGTATTGTATAAAAGAAAGCTTTGCTGTTTTAATGTTCTGGTTTTATGGAATTGGGTAA
- a CDS encoding GIY-YIG nuclease family protein, translating into MLTKQYYVYIITNKLNKVLYTGVTNNLCSRVSQHKSGIIDGFSKRYKLNKLIYFENTDDIKSAIEREKQIKGWLREKKIKLIENFNPQWNDLYEEYCQ; encoded by the coding sequence ATGCTTACAAAACAATATTATGTTTATATTATTACCAATAAACTTAATAAAGTCTTATATACCGGCGTTACAAATAATTTATGCTCAAGAGTTAGCCAGCATAAATCGGGTATAATTGACGGTTTTTCAAAGAGATATAAATTAAATAAACTAATTTATTTTGAAAACACAGATGATATAAAATCAGCGATAGAAAGAGAAAAACAAATTAAAGGCTGGTTAAGAGAAAAGAAAATTAAATTAATTGAAAATTTTAATCCGCAATGGAATGATTTATATGAAGAATATTGTCAATAA
- the nusB gene encoding transcription antitermination factor NusB: protein MKDKQGFSLTNRRSLRVKVLQILYAYEMSKDPVDKIKKDIFVNELSEENKEFVDNLISHVLKNEKELDEIITSKCQNWELERISVIDRIVLRMGITELMYFPDIPPKVSINEAIDIAKEFCTRNSGKFVNGILDAVLDELKESNKLNKTGRGLIDFKKK from the coding sequence ATGAAGGATAAACAAGGTTTCAGCTTGACCAACAGAAGAAGCTTGCGGGTAAAAGTATTGCAGATACTATATGCCTACGAAATGTCAAAAGACCCGGTTGATAAAATCAAGAAAGACATTTTTGTAAACGAACTGAGCGAGGAAAACAAAGAATTTGTTGATAATCTCATTTCTCACGTTTTGAAAAATGAAAAAGAGCTCGATGAAATAATAACGAGCAAATGCCAGAACTGGGAACTCGAAAGAATTTCCGTTATTGACAGGATTGTTTTACGAATGGGCATAACCGAGCTGATGTATTTTCCCGATATCCCCCCGAAAGTTTCAATCAACGAAGCAATAGACATTGCAAAAGAATTCTGCACCCGCAATAGCGGAAAGTTTGTAAACGGGATTCTCGATGCGGTTCTCGATGAGCTTAAGGAAAGCAATAAGCTGAACAAAACGGGCCGAGGATTGATTGACTTCAAGAAAAAATGA
- a CDS encoding MFS transporter, which translates to MKNKKDVFVWSLFDFANSTYATIIVAFVFAVFFKSVIANDEPIGDLYWALGINISMIISAVLNPVCGAISDLSSNKKKFLFVFTLMSVIATCMMYFTGPGTILFAIILFIVSNIGFQTGMTFYDAFIPEITTPEYYNKLSGIGYAVGYLGSLISVFLVFPLKDNPNLLFAVTGMLFLLFSLPLFLFLKEKKNVLPPADVSYIKYGFTKVKNSLLHIGNLPNLKNFLISFFFYIDSVNTIIFFAGIFASTTLGFTITQLAIFFILVQITALIGSLVFAKLGDKIGELKSLNINIIFWLIIILAIFIFVNKDSYVDLFGQQVHLFYIIGSFAGFFLGSTQSLSRAVMSRLTPYESKAEYFGFYALLDKTSTLLGPLLFGLVSAISGDQKLAVLSLIVLFVIGIVFLNRVKLQTN; encoded by the coding sequence ATGAAAAATAAAAAAGATGTTTTTGTCTGGTCATTATTCGATTTCGCCAATTCGACTTATGCGACTATAATTGTTGCATTTGTCTTTGCCGTTTTTTTTAAATCCGTAATTGCAAATGACGAACCAATCGGCGATTTATACTGGGCGCTTGGAATAAACATCTCAATGATAATCTCCGCTGTTCTCAATCCTGTTTGCGGAGCAATCTCAGATTTATCTTCAAACAAGAAAAAGTTTTTGTTTGTTTTTACATTGATGTCGGTTATTGCAACCTGCATGATGTATTTCACCGGACCTGGAACGATTTTGTTTGCAATAATCTTATTTATCGTTTCAAACATTGGTTTTCAGACTGGAATGACCTTTTATGATGCGTTCATTCCTGAAATAACTACACCTGAATATTATAATAAACTCTCGGGAATCGGATATGCGGTTGGCTATCTCGGTTCGCTTATTTCTGTATTTCTTGTGTTCCCTTTGAAGGATAATCCGAATTTATTGTTTGCTGTAACTGGAATGTTATTTTTATTATTCTCGCTCCCTTTGTTTTTATTTTTAAAAGAGAAAAAGAATGTTTTACCTCCGGCTGATGTTAGTTATATTAAATACGGGTTCACGAAAGTAAAAAATTCTTTACTTCACATAGGAAATCTTCCGAACCTGAAAAATTTTTTGATTTCGTTTTTCTTTTATATTGATTCGGTTAATACAATAATATTTTTTGCGGGAATATTTGCCAGCACTACGCTTGGCTTTACGATTACACAGCTTGCAATATTTTTCATTCTCGTTCAGATTACGGCTCTTATAGGGTCGCTTGTGTTTGCAAAGCTTGGAGATAAAATCGGAGAGCTGAAATCTCTGAACATTAACATAATTTTCTGGCTTATTATAATTCTTGCAATATTCATTTTTGTAAATAAAGATTCATATGTTGATTTATTCGGACAGCAGGTTCATTTGTTTTACATAATCGGCAGCTTCGCGGGGTTTTTTCTTGGCTCTACCCAAAGCTTATCCCGCGCTGTAATGAGCCGGTTAACGCCCTATGAAAGCAAAGCCGAATATTTCGGGTTTTATGCACTGCTTGATAAAACATCTACGTTATTGGGACCATTACTCTTCGGGCTTGTGTCGGCAATCTCAGGAGACCAAAAGCTTGCGGTGCTTTCGTTGATAGTTTTGTTTGTAATAGGAATTGTTTTTTTGAATAGAGTTAAATTGCAAACTAATTAA
- the obgE gene encoding GTPase ObgE, whose protein sequence is MFLDYVKIHIKSGDGGNGCVSFRREKFVPKGGPNGGDGGKGGDIIFKADSNLSTLIDLRYSRHYKAPRGTHGQGGDKTGKDGKDEIIKVPPGSIIKNFETGKILGEVLNDGDEIVILKGGQGGLGNTHFKTSTNRAPRMAQPGQKGEELDIVVELKLIADVGLVGFPNAGKSTLISKISAAKPKIADYPFTTLIPNLGIVKYKEYETFVVADIPGIIEGASEGKGLGLQFLRHIERTSILVFLLDSTKVDNEDSDLLEDYKTLTDELKNYGADLMDKPRIICFTKADAISEETKKRIAKLKIKETKLLISSVTGENLDKLKNTIWKKLKELKKDE, encoded by the coding sequence ATGTTTTTAGATTACGTAAAAATACACATAAAATCAGGCGACGGAGGCAATGGATGTGTGAGCTTCCGGCGCGAAAAATTTGTACCCAAAGGCGGACCAAATGGAGGAGACGGAGGGAAAGGCGGTGATATTATTTTCAAAGCGGATTCAAATTTATCCACCCTAATCGATTTAAGATACAGCAGGCATTATAAAGCTCCTCGCGGTACTCATGGACAGGGCGGAGATAAAACAGGCAAAGACGGCAAGGATGAAATCATTAAAGTCCCTCCCGGGAGTATCATAAAAAATTTTGAAACGGGAAAAATTCTCGGTGAAGTTTTGAATGACGGAGATGAAATCGTAATTTTAAAAGGCGGACAAGGCGGCCTCGGCAATACGCATTTTAAAACTTCGACAAACCGGGCTCCTCGAATGGCACAGCCGGGACAAAAAGGTGAAGAGCTTGATATCGTTGTCGAGCTTAAGCTTATTGCAGATGTCGGGCTTGTGGGTTTTCCCAATGCAGGAAAGTCAACTTTGATTTCAAAAATTTCCGCAGCAAAACCAAAGATTGCTGATTACCCTTTCACAACTTTGATTCCTAATCTCGGCATTGTTAAATATAAAGAATACGAAACATTTGTTGTTGCCGACATTCCCGGTATTATAGAGGGGGCTTCAGAAGGCAAAGGACTCGGTTTGCAGTTCTTGCGTCATATTGAACGGACTTCGATTTTAGTTTTTCTTTTGGATTCAACAAAAGTTGATAATGAAGACAGCGACCTGCTTGAAGATTATAAAACTTTGACCGATGAACTGAAAAACTATGGGGCTGACTTGATGGATAAGCCGAGAATTATCTGCTTCACAAAAGCGGATGCAATTTCGGAAGAAACAAAAAAACGAATTGCGAAACTGAAAATTAAAGAAACTAAATTACTGATTTCATCTGTAACCGGTGAAAATCTCGATAAGCTAAAAAACACAATCTGGAAAAAATTAAAAGAATTAAAAAAAGATGAATAA
- the surE gene encoding 5'/3'-nucleotidase SurE, translated as MNKRTFKKTEKKKTNKKPLVVISNDDGIESDGIQALWKALRKFAEVYVVAPHTQQSAVGHSITIANPIRVRKNLIDKNYYGYAVEGTPADSVKFAVRNLLKGRKIDLLVSGINHGSNTAINIIYSGTVSAATEGTILGIPSIAISLASFTYNKFDLAASFAAMLGKHVLKTGLPKGTLLNVNIPPVPKSKVRGILFTRQGQSVWDDWYDMRFDPNKREYYWLTGRMSSRDKDIELDQKAVEKNYISITPIHYNLTDHKTLEEIKSWNLKF; from the coding sequence ATGAATAAGAGAACCTTTAAGAAGACTGAAAAGAAAAAAACAAATAAAAAACCCTTAGTGGTTATTTCAAACGATGACGGAATTGAATCCGACGGCATTCAAGCATTATGGAAAGCGTTGAGAAAATTTGCAGAAGTTTATGTCGTTGCACCTCACACACAGCAAAGCGCTGTGGGACATTCGATAACCATTGCAAATCCCATTCGCGTAAGAAAAAATTTAATCGATAAAAATTATTATGGTTACGCTGTAGAAGGAACGCCTGCCGATTCTGTTAAATTCGCAGTCCGCAATTTACTTAAAGGAAGAAAAATCGATTTGCTTGTCTCGGGAATTAATCACGGTTCAAATACTGCGATAAATATTATATATTCAGGAACAGTATCTGCAGCAACTGAAGGAACAATTCTCGGAATTCCATCGATTGCAATTTCTCTCGCGAGCTTCACTTATAATAAGTTTGATTTAGCGGCATCATTTGCTGCAATGCTTGGCAAACATGTCTTGAAAACAGGATTGCCAAAAGGAACATTGCTTAATGTTAATATTCCTCCCGTTCCTAAATCAAAAGTCAGAGGAATTTTATTTACTAGACAGGGGCAATCTGTCTGGGATGACTGGTATGATATGCGTTTTGATCCGAACAAGCGGGAATATTACTGGCTCACAGGAAGAATGTCCTCACGAGATAAAGACATTGAGCTTGACCAGAAAGCAGTCGAGAAAAATTATATTTCAATAACACCAATCCACTACAATCTTACTGACCATAAAACACTTGAAGAAATTAAGAGTTGGAATTTGAAGTTTTAA